The Microlunatus antarcticus genome window below encodes:
- a CDS encoding DUF5682 family protein: MSLLAEHETEHPPETPLENTAPTGPTVEVFGIRHHGPGSARSLVAALDAYNPDCVLVEGPPDADALLRFVGDEDLVPPVALLAYAPEEPRVASFWPFAGFSPEWQAIRWARRHDVEVGFCDLPASATLAPRERTLLDEADDAPDDETADAEDDVDGPSAVDLLLSGPAATGPDAAARRRLASRDPLAALAQAGGYDDAERWWEDVVEGRLDGSSPFPLVLEAMGELRRLVGQRRGRHAENEARREAYMRQTIRAALKRGRTRVAVVCGAWHAPVLTAPLGPAAPDARLLRGLPKRKVVCTWVPWTHRRLAAASGYGAGITSPGWYAHLFEAPDVPVTRWLTAVAGELRTRDLPVSSASVIEAVRLAETLATLRGRPLAGLSEVTDATRAVLCDGDELALRYVTERLVVGERLGDVPASVPTVPLEADLVATTRRLRLKREPAARALDLDLRRGIDRERSQLFHRLRLLDLGWAQPATSDVQATGTFRETWRLAWQPELAVSVVEAAVWGTTVESAATARVESVVAGQSLVELARTVERCLLAALPDALARLLEACADQAARDADVEHLMEALPALARAARYGDVRGTDTGALRQTAEVLVRRTCAGLGRATTGLDDESAVRVRDLVDAVHAAVGLLAQEGDGDVRREWLATLRGLADRRDLAPLLQGRLTRLLVDAELVDDAPARLHRALSYGSPAATKAAWVEGFFTDGAVLLVHDPALRTLLDGWVSSLADAEFVDVLPLVRRTFGTFSPAQRRSLAQRLAHGDPVPASAAADRLTALAGPALATVETILAAGRHD; encoded by the coding sequence GCCGCCGGACGCCGACGCGCTGCTGCGGTTCGTCGGTGACGAGGACCTCGTGCCGCCCGTGGCGCTGCTGGCGTACGCGCCCGAGGAGCCGCGGGTCGCGTCGTTCTGGCCGTTCGCCGGCTTCTCGCCCGAGTGGCAGGCGATCCGGTGGGCCCGCCGACACGACGTCGAGGTCGGCTTCTGCGACCTGCCCGCCTCGGCCACACTCGCTCCCCGGGAGCGCACGCTGCTGGACGAGGCGGACGACGCACCGGACGACGAGACTGCGGACGCCGAGGACGACGTCGACGGGCCCTCCGCCGTCGACCTGCTGCTGAGCGGCCCCGCCGCGACCGGCCCGGACGCCGCCGCACGCCGTCGGCTGGCGAGCCGCGACCCGCTGGCCGCGCTGGCGCAGGCCGGCGGCTACGACGACGCCGAGCGGTGGTGGGAGGACGTCGTCGAGGGCCGGCTCGACGGGTCGTCGCCCTTCCCGCTCGTCCTCGAGGCGATGGGCGAGCTGCGCCGCCTGGTCGGTCAGCGCCGAGGTCGCCACGCCGAGAACGAGGCGCGCCGGGAGGCGTACATGCGCCAGACGATCCGCGCGGCGCTCAAGCGGGGGCGGACGCGGGTGGCCGTGGTCTGCGGCGCCTGGCACGCCCCGGTGCTCACCGCTCCGCTCGGTCCCGCGGCGCCCGACGCCCGGCTGCTGCGGGGGCTGCCGAAGCGCAAGGTGGTCTGCACCTGGGTGCCGTGGACGCACCGCCGGCTCGCCGCGGCCAGCGGGTACGGCGCCGGCATCACCTCGCCCGGCTGGTACGCGCACCTCTTCGAGGCGCCCGACGTGCCGGTGACGCGCTGGCTGACCGCGGTGGCCGGCGAGCTGCGCACCCGCGACCTGCCGGTGTCGAGCGCCTCGGTGATCGAGGCCGTCCGGCTCGCCGAGACGCTCGCGACCCTGCGAGGGCGGCCGCTCGCGGGTCTGAGCGAGGTCACCGACGCGACCCGCGCGGTGCTCTGCGACGGCGACGAGCTGGCGCTGCGCTACGTCACCGAGCGGCTGGTGGTGGGGGAGCGGCTGGGCGACGTGCCCGCGTCGGTGCCGACCGTCCCGCTCGAGGCCGACCTCGTGGCGACCACCCGTCGGCTGCGGCTCAAGCGCGAGCCGGCGGCGCGCGCGCTCGACCTCGACCTGCGCCGGGGCATCGACCGGGAACGGTCGCAGCTGTTCCACCGGCTCCGCCTGCTCGACCTCGGCTGGGCGCAGCCGGCGACCAGCGACGTGCAGGCGACGGGGACGTTCCGCGAGACGTGGCGCCTGGCCTGGCAGCCCGAGCTGGCTGTGTCCGTCGTCGAGGCGGCCGTCTGGGGAACGACCGTCGAGTCGGCCGCCACCGCCCGCGTGGAGTCGGTCGTCGCCGGGCAGAGCCTGGTCGAGCTGGCCCGCACCGTGGAACGTTGCCTGCTGGCCGCCCTGCCCGACGCCCTCGCTCGGCTCCTGGAGGCCTGCGCCGACCAGGCGGCGCGCGACGCCGACGTCGAGCACCTGATGGAGGCGCTGCCCGCGCTGGCCCGGGCCGCCCGCTACGGCGACGTCCGGGGCACCGACACCGGTGCGCTCCGCCAGACCGCCGAGGTCCTCGTGCGGCGTACGTGCGCGGGCCTGGGGCGGGCGACGACCGGGCTGGACGACGAGAGCGCGGTCCGCGTCCGGGACCTGGTCGACGCGGTGCACGCCGCCGTCGGGCTGCTGGCGCAGGAGGGGGACGGCGACGTCCGGCGCGAGTGGCTCGCCACGCTGCGGGGCCTGGCCGACCGGCGCGACCTCGCCCCGCTCCTGCAGGGTCGGCTGACCCGGCTGCTCGTCGACGCCGAGCTGGTCGACGACGCTCCCGCGCGCCTGCACCGCGCGCTCTCGTACGGCAGCCCGGCCGCGACGAAGGCGGCCTGGGTCGAGGGCTTCTTCACCGACGGCGCCGTGCTGCTCGTGCACGACCCGGCGCTCCGCACCCTGCTCGACGGCTGGGTCTCGAGTCTCGCCGACGCCGAGTTCGTCGACGTGCTGCCGCTCGTCCGGCGCACGTTCGGCACGTTCTCCCCGGCGCAGCGCCGCTCCCTCGCCCAACGGCTGGCCCACGGCGACCCCGTGCCCGCGTCCGCCGCGGCCGACCGCCTCACCGCGCTGGCCGGACCCGCGCTCGCGACCGTCGAGACGATCCTCGCGGCGGGCCGGCATGACTGA